One genomic segment of Sminthopsis crassicaudata isolate SCR6 chromosome 4, ASM4859323v1, whole genome shotgun sequence includes these proteins:
- the LOC141540009 gene encoding C-C motif chemokine 3-like produces MISLPVLSIFLISISGLFWGSTADIPPSRCCFKYIQRMIPKKLVVGYYYTSQMCHDSAIVFLTKRGHHVCADLQDKWVQEYVTGLSTHKA; encoded by the exons ATGATCTCCTTGCCTGTCCTCTCCATctttctcatttccatttctgGCCTCTTTTGGGGATCTACAGCAG ATATCCCCCCAAGTAGATGCTGCTTCAAATACATTCAAAGGATGATTCCCAAAAAGCTTGTGGTTGGCTATTATTATACCAGCCAGATGTGCCATGACTCAGCAATCGT CTTCCTCACCAAAAGAGGACACCATGTGTGTGCTGACCTCCAAGACAAGTGGGTCCAGGAATATGTGACTGGCCTATCAACACATAAAGCCTGA